A segment of the Bombus huntii isolate Logan2020A chromosome 14, iyBomHunt1.1, whole genome shotgun sequence genome:
aaaaagtGTCACATTTAATCCATGATACTTTTGATTACCTCATTACAAGTGCATCGAAAATTTCTCTGTTATATTGTTCATATGTTGGTCTTTTCTCATTCCACAACCAAGCATGCTCAACTGGTATATCACAAAATATTGTACACTGAGGAGTTTTGTACAGTTTTGTCATACAATATATCTCATAACGATATCCTTTGATATAATTACTACCgtcaataattaatatatcattTGTATTTAACATTCGCTGAGCTGCTGACTTTATGTCACTTCTCACACTTTTTTCGTTTTTAGAATCTACAGCAAATAgtaaaatcaaaataaatctGAATGTTCttcgttaataataaaactaaaataaagTAGTATCTAACCagcataaaatttatttcgatcgAAACCTCTTTTAGTAACAACATCAATTTCACTTATaacttttacattttttccttTGTTCATAAAATATTCCTTTAATTCGAAAGTTCGTGTTGTTTTACTACTACACGGTATACCAGTAATAATGATAAGTGGCatagtaaaatattcttttagtATTAACAAATCAACATAAACACTTTAACCTATCACAAATCATAGGCGTAACCATCGTTAAATGCAGATTCACGATGCATTTATACAACGTGCTTTTTATacattctttaaaaaataaagaagaaaaaagctgaattattacataaatttaaaataaaataatataagaatatataataaaaataaaaagacaatAATCAAGATATAGTATTACGAGGTATTGTATTATTTACAGACTTGATCGTATATCTACTTTACAACCGTGTTTAATTTCAGAGAGGAAATTTATTCTGTCACCAGAGATACCAATCTAAGAATTATACATTAGatttaaaaagattttaaatttaaaataaaatcaaataaaactaatgacagaaattttgtaaataaaatgacattgaaaagtaaaacttgattgtttttaaaaaaattattttttaattgtactttatacagtataaaaatataaaatctacATAAAATACTGCTTATTTTTCgaaaacgaaaatttattGCCATACTTTCCTAATCGTATACTTATTACCAAGGTTTTTATTTAGTTAAACTCTTGTCTACATCTTGACATAATATTACaagaaaaaaatttaacaaaataacctgacatttataaaataaaacatcacatatatttttcttaaattagATATATATTGAGAACTTATACCACTAAATATgcaatacatatttaaaatgagCATTTGTagcataaatttataaaattatttcgagaTAAATGATCCATTACGACCtcaattaaagaaattttagtAATTTCCTGAATTGTAATGTACATATGTTGCATTAATTACAGTTTTACGTTTTACCAGTAATAATGAACATATTTATTTGTACATATTGTGCAATGTAGAACATTATTTAATGTgctaatacaaatttttccaatCGAATTTCAAGAATACAAAATAGTACGAAATGATCACATAAAATTATGATTTTACATATCTAAAGAAATATTACTTGAAAACGTTTTTTCCTATATCTTTGATATTTCACATAATATTTAAtccaaattatatatttagaaaCTAAAAGAGCAAcgttttgaaataatttttctgaaCTATAGATATGTTTGTTACATTCGAGAATCACTTTAACAGACAATGAAAATTAGTTTAGCAGGTAATGGAAATGTAGTTTAGTaaacaatgaaaattataactGAGGTGTATTTTAAATGGTATGATTTAAATCAAGACGTGGCCTTTTGCTATGGACTGTAGCAGCATCATCTTCTGAGTCACCATTAGCAGATAAAATATCACGTTTTCTATCAGCATgctgaaaaatataattaatatatatataattaatataaatataattgtaaaaaatacttttacaaaaatatataattttttacatttttatccCAATGTTGATGAAGGTACCTTAACAATATGGTTGTTTTCTCTGTGACTATAactgtatatataaatgaaaataataattatgtttataatcattcattttttaatatttatcatagaaatacataaatatatactgAAATTATCTTACTTTGTTCTGAAGGATGGTCCTTTGTAGGAAGATAAACTGAAGGTTTTTTTACACAAGTTCTGTTTCCACTATCTGTATGAAAATtagcaaaattattttcattgtgCGAAGGCAAACCCTTTAAGAATTCAGCGACAGactagaaataaaaataagtttgattaaaattgaattagaaaaaattattaatttaattttttaatataaattaaccTAAAATTATTGTCTCTcttaaataacataaaattcattaaaagaaatattttcaaattattgttatatttattatatgtatcatTATACGagaaattaaacattttaaaataattttattcaattactaataaaagaattacatcgaggatatataaaaaaataattattttgacAACTGAAATGTGGGAGATGATTATTTGCTTTCATAACACCTCAACGCAAGTTGTGTATAACCTAAAAATCAGATCACAACGAGAAACAacttctataaaataaaaataaaaaatatatcttacCATCTTGCAGTTATCTgacatatcacgttataaatcACCCGAAGTATTAATAATCTCTTTAGCGAGAAATTaatctttaaaattctttaattgaTATAGAATCAACTGCCATCATTTCAATAAACAGCCACAGAACCCAAACTGTCTAGATCTTATTTCACCCACTATTCAGTTAATGACGtaagaaataacaaaaatatttcataaattcgAAGCGgcgaaatagaaaattaaagaaCTATATAATATGCTATAAAGGCATATTTTAGAATTGAGCAATATTTCATTTcgcaattataattattatttagttagTAGTTAATCTACAATATACACGTGACAATAGAAAATAATCCAATGCAAGAAgcataatttttaaataatttaatatgattatatgattatatagTTTTATcatcaattttctttttttttcttaattcttTCTGTCAAGTAAAAGTTTCAAACAAGCAAAACCGGTATGATGTAAATAATGTCATGTTTGACATTTCTAAACGTAAACATAACCTAAAGATCATTGATACTGAAATGAAACTAtctattgtttaaaaattaatataatgtataagAAAAAATGGCAGAATTTAAGAAAACTCGATAATAATAGTTATGAACTTGAACCAGAAGCAATTAAAAGGATACAATGTCCATCAAAAGTTAATTTTTCGCATATAGCATTTGATTGGACTGAAGAACATTTTATTGCAAGTGATACAGCaggatatttatattacatcgATCTAATGAATAATTGTCCTTCCTATCAAAAATTAGGAAACGTCGGACGAGCAACATTCGTGGCATTTAATCCCATAaataaacttgaaatattagTTGGTCTTGCTACAGCTGACATAAAAATATTGAGAATAAATGCAGATGTTTCTCAATTTCGCTTGTTAATTGCTCATAAGGTACCCCCAGTAtatgtttctttttacaaaaattattgtttgacTTCTTCACATAAAGAAGTTATAATATGGTGTCTAAACTCCTGTAATAAAGCTCGACAGTTAAGAGCTTGTccaaaaaattttataataaaaaagacaAGTTTTTCAAACTTAGGACACATTGTTGTACTCTATTACAATGATACTTTCCAAGTATGGAATTTCAATCAATTAGAAAACAATGTAAAAATCGATGCAAAGATATTTGGAATACGAAATATTAAAGACTTTGTCTTTACACAAAATGGAAGAGCAATGATTATAGTTAGcactcaaaataaaattatcattcTGAATACGTGTAACTGGAATTTAATGAAAACTTTAAATTTGCCAGACAATTTTATTGGAGTGAAATATTTATCACTTGTACCATCTTTGGATAGTGGAACAATTAGTATAATGGCATGTATTTTATCAAGTTCTAATCTTTACTTCTTTGATCTGAATCAGTCTTGTGTCATTGATATTCTACAAGTTACCAaaccaataaaaaaaattgcagTTTCTTCCGCTGGCAGGTATATAGCATATATAGAAAAGGAGGGTCAtctgaaattaataattagtgagaaattattttcaa
Coding sequences within it:
- the LOC126873026 gene encoding protein KTI12 homolog produces the protein MPLIIITGIPCSSKTTRTFELKEYFMNKGKNVKVISEIDVVTKRGFDRNKFYADSKNEKSVRSDIKSAAQRMLNTNDILIIDGSNYIKGYRYEIYCMTKLYKTPQCTIFCDIPVEHAWLWNEKRPTYEQYNREIFDALVMRYETPDNKNRWDTPLFAVSAEDDLKFDEIYKSLYEVKAPKPNLSTQCPPLSSTNYLYELDIVTQEVANAILSAKQLGIESEFKIPGYNLTVQNPCTAAQLMRLRRQFLTYSKMQQIEINQIALLFVQYLNKSL
- the LOC126873040 gene encoding DET1- and DDB1-associated protein 1 isoform X1 produces the protein MSDNCKMSVAEFLKGLPSHNENNFANFHTDSGNRTCVKKPSVYLPTKDHPSEQIIVTEKTTILLRYLHQHWDKNHADRKRDILSANGDSEDDAATVHSKRPRLDLNHTI
- the LOC126873040 gene encoding DET1- and DDB1-associated protein 1 isoform X2, encoding MSDNCKMSVAEFLKGLPSHNENNFANFHTDSGNRTCVKKPSVYLPTKDHPSEQIIVTEKTTILLSMLIENVIFYLLMVTQKMMLLQSIAKGHVLI